One window of the Camelina sativa cultivar DH55 chromosome 1, Cs, whole genome shotgun sequence genome contains the following:
- the LOC104721323 gene encoding probable protein phosphatase 2C 35: MGCVQCKCCSRYPSSSSDGDSRGPVGANGVVKGKDQKPLGSIHVPSPNFDMVYSVLSQRGYYPDSPDKENQDTYCIKTELHGNPNVHFFGVFDGHGVFGTQCSNFVKERVVEMLSEDPTLLEDPEKAYKSAFLRVNEELHDSEIDDSMSGTTAITVLVVGDKIYVANVGDSRAVLAVKDRNRILAEDLSYDQTPFRKDECERVKACGARVLSVDQVEGLKDPNIQTWANEESEGGDPPRLWVQNGMYPGTAFTRSVGDFTAESIGVTAEPEVSMVHLSPNHLFFVVASDGIFEFLPSQAVVDMVGRYADPRDGCAAAAAESYKLWLEHENRTDDITIIIVQIKKLSNE, encoded by the exons ATGGGTTGTGTTCAATGCAAATGTTGTAGCCGGTACCCATCGTCATCATCAGATGGAGACTCTCGTGGACCTGTTGGAGCCAATGGTGTTGTCAAAGGGAAAGATCAGAAACCTCTTGGATCTATTCACGTTCCTTCTCCTAATTTCGACATGGTTTACTCTGTGTTATCTCAGCGAGGATATTACCCTGATTCACCTGACAAGGAGAACCAAGACACTTACTGCATCAAAACCGAGCTTCACGGTAACCCAAATGTTCATTTCTTCGGTGTGTTTGATGGTCACGGCGTGTTCGGTACGCAGTGTTCCAATTTCGTCAAGGAGAGGGTTGTTGAAATGTTGTCTGAAGACCCAACTCTGCTTGAGGATCCGGAGAAAGCTTACAAGTCTGCGTTTTTGAGGGTGAATGAGGAGTTACACGATAGTGAAATCGATGATTCGATGAGTGGTACTACTGCCATTACGGTTCTTGTTGTTGGGGATAAGATTTATGTTGCCAATGTAGGGGATTCGAGGGCGGTTCTCGCTGTTAAAGACAGGAACAGGATTTTAGCAGAGGATTTGTCTTATGATCAGACGCCTTTTAGGAAAGATGAATGCGAGAGGGTGAAAGCGTGTGGGGCTAGAGTACTGAGTGTGGATCAAGTGGAAGGATTGAAAGATCCGAATATACAAACATGGGCAAACGAAGAGAGCGAAGGAGGGGATCCGCCGAGACTTTGGGTACAAAACGGGATGTATCCGGGAACCGCATTCACAAGGAGTGTTGGAGATTTCACAGCTGAGAGCATTGGAGTTACTGCGGAACCAGAAGTGTCTATGGTTCATCTTTCGCCTAACCATTTGTTTTTCGTTGTTGCAAGCGATGGGATTTTCGAGTTTCTTCCAAGCCAAGCTGTTGTTGATATG GTGGGGAGATACGCTGATCCGCGCGATGGATGTGCTGCAGCTGCAGCAGAATCGTACAAATTGTGGTTGGAACACGAGAATAGGACAGATGATATCACAATTATCATTGTACAGATTAAAAAGCTGTCTAATGAATGA